The segment GTATTCAGCAGTCAGAATTGAAAGGGGATAACTTGATAATCAGAAGAACCGTGCTGTTACTTTTCTCTCTCTTGCCTGTCTTCTTCGCGTGCAGTTCGGGAGAAGATTCGGCTCTCAAGCAGAAAGCTGATGAACTTGCGCACAAGTACATTATCACTGACGGTCACATCGATATTCCGTGGCGGCTATCGAAGGAGATGGAAGATATTACCGTACGGACCGAAGGGGGGGATTTTGACTACGTCCGCGCCACCGCCGGCGGACTCGATGTACCTTTCATGTCCATTTACGTTCCGGCGTCCTACCAGAAGACAGGGGGCGCCAAGGTGAAGGCCGATACCCTTATCGATATGGTGGTGTCTTTGGTGGAGGATCATCCTGACAAGTTCGCCCTGGCCCGATCGCCCGATGAAG is part of the Candidatus Neomarinimicrobiota bacterium genome and harbors:
- a CDS encoding membrane dipeptidase, with protein sequence MIRRTVLLLFSLLPVFFACSSGEDSALKQKADELAHKYIITDGHIDIPWRLSKEMEDITVRTEGGDFDYVRATAGGLDVPFMSIYVPASYQKTGGAKVKADTLIDMVVSLVEDHPDKFALARSPDEAQQNFENGKISFPMGMENGAPIEGDLANVAYFHGRGIRYITLTHAKDNHICDSSYDTTGTWGGLSPFGREV